In Mobula birostris isolate sMobBir1 chromosome 12, sMobBir1.hap1, whole genome shotgun sequence, one genomic interval encodes:
- the LOC140206015 gene encoding E-selectin-like isoform X1, giving the protein MAFRVKIWVQKSVSHAGLLVVIYAFVGWEGVQTWNYEYSQSNMTWPEARAYCQNRYTDLVAIQNQEEINHLNQVIPRNPTYYWIGIRKIAGVWTWVGTNKSLDKKAENWAEGEPTPGGEDCVEIYIKRDRDAGKWNNDPCTERQKRALCYLASCKPTSCENGACVETIGNYTCRCNEGFSGSECEHAVRCDVPKLPANGYQNCSHPGGDFTFRSVCVYSCAGGFSLVGSERQQCESSGKWSSPVPTCEAVRCDVPKLPANGYQNCSHPGGDFTFRSVCVYSCAGGFSLVGSERQQCESSGKWSSPVPTCEAVRCDVPKLPANGYQNCSHPGGDFTFRSVCVYSCAEGFLLIGSESLQCNSSGKWSSPIPTCEAVKCDVPKLPANGYQNCSHVGGNFTFRSVCVYSCAEGFSLNGSDNLQCNSSGRWSSPIPTCEAVRCEVPKLPKNGYQNCSHVGGDLTFRSVCVYSCAAGFSLNGSESLQCDSSGRWSSPIPTCEDIQQNQFVTKVAIGTGGASALLSLPFIGYLIKLHRRKAKNERLSL; this is encoded by the exons ATG GCATTCCGTGTCAAAATCTGGGTTCAGAAGAGTGTTTCTCATGCTGGGCTTTTGGTTGTCATATATG CATTTGTAGGTTGGGAGGGAGTCCAGACATGGAATTATGAATATTCACAATCAAATATGACATGGCCAGAGGCCAGAGCATACTGCCAAAACCGCTACACCGACCTGGTTGCAATTCAGAACCAAGAGGAAATTAATCATCTAAATCAGGTGATACCGAGAAATCCAACTTACTACTGGATTGGGATAAGGAAGATTGCTGGTGTTTGGACCTGGGTTGGAACAAATAAATCACTGGACAAGAAAGCAGAAAACTGGGCGGAAGGTGAACCAACTCCAGGGGGAGAGGATTGTGTGGAAATCTATATAAAGAGAGACAGAGATGCAGGAAAATGGAACAACGATCCCTGTACAGAAAGACAGAAACGAGCTCTATGCTACTTGG CTTCATGCAAACCTACTTCATGTGAAAATGGAGCATGTGTGGAAACTATAGGAAATTATACCTGCCGGTGCAATGAAGGGTTCAGTGGGTCAGAATGTGAACATG CGGTGAGGTGTGATGTTCCAAAGCTTCCAGCAAATGGATATCAGAACTGTTCCCACCCAGGTGGAGACTTCACTTTCCGCTCAGTCTGTGTTTATAGCTGTGCAGGAGGGTTTTCCTTGGTCGGGTCGGAGAGACAGCAATGTGAAAGCTCTGGAAAGTGGTCATCCCCTGTACCAACGTGTGAAG CGGTGAGGTGTGATGTTCCAAAGCTTCCAGCGAATGGATATCAGAACTGTTCCCACCCAGGTGGAGACTTCACTTTCCGCTCAGTCTGTGTTTATAGCTGTGCAGGAGGGTTTTCCTTGGTCGGGTCGGAGAGACAGCAATGTGAAAGCTCTGGAAAGTGGTCATCCCCTGTACCAACGTGTGAAG CGGTGAGGTGTGATGTTCCAAAGCTTCCAGCGAATGGATATCAGAACTGTTCCCATCCAGGTGGAGACTTCACTTTCCGCTCAGTCTGTGTTTATAGCTGTGCAGAAGGGTTCTTGTTGATCGGGTCAGAGAGTCTGCAGTGTAACAGCTCTGGAAAGTGGTCATCACCCATCCCCACTTGCGAAG CTGTGAAGTGTGATGTTCCAAAGCTTCCTGCAAATGGTTATCAGAACTGTTCCCATGTAGGTGGCAACTTCACTTTCCGCTCAGTCTGTGTCTACAGTTGTGCAGAAGGGTTCTCGTTGAACGGGTCAGACAATCTGCAGTGTAACAGCTCTGGAAGGTGGTCGTCACCCATCCCAACTTGCGAAG CTGTAAGGTGTGAGGTTCCAAAGCTTCCCAAGAATGGATATCAGAACTGTTCGCATGTAGGTGGAGACCTCACTTTCCGCTCGGTCTGCGTTTATAGCTGTGCAGCAGGGTTCTCATTGAACGGGTCTGAGAGTCTGCAGTGTGACAGCTCTGGAAGGTGGTCGTCACCCATACCAACCTGTGAAG
- the LOC140206015 gene encoding E-selectin-like isoform X2, with protein sequence MAFRVKIWVQKSVSHAGLLVVIYAFVGWEGVQTWNYEYSQSNMTWPEARAYCQNRYTDLVAIQNQEEINHLNQVIPRNPTYYWIGIRKIAGVWTWVGTNKSLDKKAENWAEGEPTPGGEDCVEIYIKRDRDAGKWNNDPCTERQKRALCYLASCKPTSCENGACVETIGNYTCRCNEGFSGSECEHAVRCDVPKLPANGYQNCSHPGGDFTFRSVCVYSCAGGFSLVGSERQQCESSGKWSSPVPTCEAVRCDVPKLPANGYQNCSHPGGDFTFRSVCVYSCAEGFLLIGSESLQCNSSGKWSSPIPTCEAVKCDVPKLPANGYQNCSHVGGNFTFRSVCVYSCAEGFSLNGSDNLQCNSSGRWSSPIPTCEAVRCEVPKLPKNGYQNCSHVGGDLTFRSVCVYSCAAGFSLNGSESLQCDSSGRWSSPIPTCEDIQQNQFVTKVAIGTGGASALLSLPFIGYLIKLHRRKAKNERLSL encoded by the exons ATG GCATTCCGTGTCAAAATCTGGGTTCAGAAGAGTGTTTCTCATGCTGGGCTTTTGGTTGTCATATATG CATTTGTAGGTTGGGAGGGAGTCCAGACATGGAATTATGAATATTCACAATCAAATATGACATGGCCAGAGGCCAGAGCATACTGCCAAAACCGCTACACCGACCTGGTTGCAATTCAGAACCAAGAGGAAATTAATCATCTAAATCAGGTGATACCGAGAAATCCAACTTACTACTGGATTGGGATAAGGAAGATTGCTGGTGTTTGGACCTGGGTTGGAACAAATAAATCACTGGACAAGAAAGCAGAAAACTGGGCGGAAGGTGAACCAACTCCAGGGGGAGAGGATTGTGTGGAAATCTATATAAAGAGAGACAGAGATGCAGGAAAATGGAACAACGATCCCTGTACAGAAAGACAGAAACGAGCTCTATGCTACTTGG CTTCATGCAAACCTACTTCATGTGAAAATGGAGCATGTGTGGAAACTATAGGAAATTATACCTGCCGGTGCAATGAAGGGTTCAGTGGGTCAGAATGTGAACATG CGGTGAGGTGTGATGTTCCAAAGCTTCCAGCGAATGGATATCAGAACTGTTCCCACCCAGGTGGAGACTTCACTTTCCGCTCAGTCTGTGTTTATAGCTGTGCAGGAGGGTTTTCCTTGGTCGGGTCGGAGAGACAGCAATGTGAAAGCTCTGGAAAGTGGTCATCCCCTGTACCAACGTGTGAAG CGGTGAGGTGTGATGTTCCAAAGCTTCCAGCGAATGGATATCAGAACTGTTCCCATCCAGGTGGAGACTTCACTTTCCGCTCAGTCTGTGTTTATAGCTGTGCAGAAGGGTTCTTGTTGATCGGGTCAGAGAGTCTGCAGTGTAACAGCTCTGGAAAGTGGTCATCACCCATCCCCACTTGCGAAG CTGTGAAGTGTGATGTTCCAAAGCTTCCTGCAAATGGTTATCAGAACTGTTCCCATGTAGGTGGCAACTTCACTTTCCGCTCAGTCTGTGTCTACAGTTGTGCAGAAGGGTTCTCGTTGAACGGGTCAGACAATCTGCAGTGTAACAGCTCTGGAAGGTGGTCGTCACCCATCCCAACTTGCGAAG CTGTAAGGTGTGAGGTTCCAAAGCTTCCCAAGAATGGATATCAGAACTGTTCGCATGTAGGTGGAGACCTCACTTTCCGCTCGGTCTGCGTTTATAGCTGTGCAGCAGGGTTCTCATTGAACGGGTCTGAGAGTCTGCAGTGTGACAGCTCTGGAAGGTGGTCGTCACCCATACCAACCTGTGAAG